The proteins below come from a single Tenuifilum thalassicum genomic window:
- the rpsG gene encoding 30S ribosomal protein S7: MRKAKPKKRIILPDPKFGDVMVTKFVNNLMLQGKKSIAFDIFYNALDIVGQRMKDSEKTPLEIFKIALENVTPQVEVKSRRVGGATFQVPTEVRPERKQSLSMKNLILFARKRSGKGMSEKLAAEIIAAYNQEGGAFKRKEDMHRMAEANKAFAHFRF; the protein is encoded by the coding sequence ATGAGAAAAGCAAAACCAAAAAAACGAATCATCTTACCCGACCCAAAGTTTGGGGATGTGATGGTAACAAAGTTTGTTAATAACCTTATGCTACAGGGTAAGAAAAGTATCGCTTTCGATATCTTTTACAATGCACTTGACATTGTAGGGCAAAGGATGAAAGATAGCGAGAAAACCCCACTAGAAATTTTTAAAATCGCTCTTGAAAATGTAACACCTCAGGTTGAGGTAAAAAGTCGTAGAGTAGGGGGTGCTACATTCCAAGTTCCTACTGAAGTTCGCCCAGAGCGTAAGCAATCGCTATCAATGAAAAACTTAATCCTTTTTGCTCGCAAGCGCTCAGGAAAAGGAATGAGTGAGAAACTAGCTGCAGAAATCATTGCTGCTTACAATCAAGAAGGTGGTGCCTTCAAACGTAAAGAGGATATGCACAGAATGGCTGAAGCTAACAAAGCTTTTGCACATTTCCGTTTCTAA
- a CDS encoding plasmid pRiA4b ORF-3 family protein, whose translation MIDVKLTIVNSRPEIYRVIRVPGDLSLQLFHEVIQATFEWTNVNSHFFKLGDTIIKNEEEKSINLVKEESSRFYYVYDFADFWTISIDFLAISNGDNKTPICIEGKRKSPPEDSGGIVNYTEVVELLKRHKEGERKYPLIADWLGEDFDPEEFDCQRINKNLQNLIL comes from the coding sequence ATGATAGATGTAAAACTTACTATAGTAAATTCTAGACCTGAAATATATCGGGTTATTCGAGTACCAGGGGACTTGAGTCTTCAACTTTTTCACGAGGTTATTCAGGCTACTTTTGAGTGGACAAATGTCAACTCCCACTTTTTTAAATTGGGTGATACAATTATTAAAAATGAGGAAGAAAAAAGTATTAACCTTGTAAAGGAAGAGAGTAGTAGGTTCTATTATGTGTACGACTTTGCTGATTTTTGGACCATTAGCATAGATTTCTTAGCAATAAGCAATGGCGACAATAAAACACCGATTTGTATAGAAGGTAAAAGAAAATCACCACCCGAAGATTCTGGCGGAATTGTAAATTATACCGAAGTTGTAGAACTATTGAAAAGACACAAAGAAGGGGAAAGGAAGTATCCATTAATAGCAGATTGGTTAGGCGAAGATTTTGACCCCGAAGAATTTGATTGCCAACGTATCAATAAAAATTTACAAAACTTGATTTTATAA
- the rplC gene encoding 50S ribosomal protein L3, with protein sequence MPQGLIGRKIGMTSVFGEDGKNIPCTVIEAGPCVVTQVKTAETDGYTAVQLAFDDKKEKNTSKPMLGHFQKANTTPKRKLVEFRDWEGLQLGDVVTVDLFSNDSWVDVVGITKGKGFQGVVKRHGFGGVGGRTHGQHNRQRHPGSLGASSYPSRVFPGKRLAGRTGGDRVKIFNLRILKVIPESNLLLVKGSVPGAKGSYIIIEK encoded by the coding sequence ATGCCACAAGGATTAATTGGACGAAAAATCGGAATGACTTCCGTATTCGGTGAGGATGGAAAAAACATTCCCTGCACCGTTATCGAGGCTGGTCCATGCGTTGTCACTCAGGTAAAGACAGCAGAAACCGATGGTTATACCGCTGTTCAACTTGCCTTTGATGACAAGAAGGAAAAGAATACCAGCAAACCTATGCTTGGCCATTTTCAAAAGGCCAACACAACCCCTAAACGTAAGCTTGTAGAGTTCCGTGATTGGGAAGGGCTACAATTAGGCGACGTTGTTACTGTAGACCTCTTTAGTAACGATAGTTGGGTTGATGTAGTTGGGATTACCAAAGGAAAAGGATTCCAAGGAGTTGTTAAAAGACATGGCTTTGGCGGTGTTGGAGGAAGAACACACGGTCAGCATAACCGTCAACGTCATCCAGGTTCTCTTGGTGCATCTTCTTACCCATCACGTGTTTTCCCTGGCAAACGCCTTGCAGGTCGCACTGGTGGAGATAGGGTGAAGATTTTCAACCTACGTATTCTAAAAGTAATTCCTGAAAGCAACCTTTTACTTGTAAAGGGTTCTGTTCCAGGAGCAAAGGGTTCTTACATAATTATTGAGAAGTAA
- a CDS encoding peptidylprolyl isomerase, with translation MKTAEIHTAKGVMKVKFYEEDAPNTVANFVKLAKEGFYDGLAFHRVIPNFVIQGGCPFSKDMSDPRVGTGGPGYKINCELDGNNQYHDRGVLSMAHAGRNTGGSQFFICHNRENTKHLDRQHTCFGKVYEGLEVIDRIRVGDKIEKVVIIEE, from the coding sequence ATGAAAACAGCAGAAATCCACACAGCAAAAGGAGTAATGAAGGTTAAGTTTTACGAGGAGGATGCGCCTAACACCGTTGCCAACTTTGTTAAGCTGGCAAAAGAGGGTTTTTACGATGGGTTGGCATTCCACCGTGTTATTCCCAACTTTGTAATTCAGGGAGGTTGTCCTTTTTCAAAAGACATGTCTGATCCACGTGTTGGAACAGGAGGCCCTGGCTATAAAATTAATTGTGAGCTAGACGGAAATAATCAGTACCACGATCGCGGTGTCCTTTCTATGGCTCATGCAGGAAGGAATACTGGTGGCTCACAATTCTTCATCTGCCACAATAGGGAGAACACCAAGCATCTTGACAGGCAGCATACCTGCTTCGGAAAAGTATACGAAGGACTAGAGGTGATTGACCGGATTCGTGTTGGCGACAAGATTGAGAAAGTTGTAATTATTGAAGAATAA
- a CDS encoding CHAP domain-containing protein, which translates to MEVLQLLPFGDYNGNTISNLLVITVEDKDADNIENYLFGATISAALSEIEEFLGTDYEQQPGSLRYDTTEQALEKMDCSELVARFLQKVCGLEEVPHPFYTSLMLSSMRDGRFDSFLQHVKNSEEEDFKDIRPGDVFLWSRSSSDGHTGVVVSYDKETDKVTVIEAIGSLGASEESLSKDLDGYCKSCIRKSIYTRTGKALYKHEGWKGYFRPVTTK; encoded by the coding sequence ATGGAAGTTTTACAACTTTTACCTTTTGGAGATTATAATGGAAACACAATATCAAATCTTTTGGTAATAACAGTTGAAGATAAAGATGCTGATAATATTGAAAATTATTTATTTGGCGCTACAATAAGTGCTGCTCTATCTGAAATTGAAGAGTTTCTTGGAACTGATTATGAACAACAGCCTGGTAGTTTAAGATATGATACAACTGAACAGGCTTTAGAAAAAATGGACTGTTCCGAATTAGTCGCACGCTTTTTACAGAAAGTTTGTGGTTTAGAGGAAGTTCCACATCCATTTTATACATCTTTGATGTTAAGTAGCATGAGGGATGGAAGGTTCGATAGTTTCTTACAGCACGTAAAGAATAGTGAAGAAGAAGATTTTAAGGATATTAGACCAGGGGATGTTTTCCTATGGAGTAGAAGCTCTAGTGACGGGCATACAGGGGTTGTTGTTTCTTATGATAAGGAGACAGACAAAGTAACAGTCATTGAAGCCATTGGAAGTTTAGGGGCTTCCGAAGAATCACTTTCAAAAGACCTTGATGGTTATTGTAAAAGTTGTATCCGAAAATCAATATATACAAGAACCGGAAAAGCTTTATATAAACATGAAGGTTGGAAAGGATATTTTAGACCAGTAACTACTAAATAA
- a CDS encoding elongation factor G, with protein MKTYQTEQIRNIALLGNTGSGKTSLAESMMYEGKVIDRKGTIAGKNTVSDYSEIEQQNQRSIFSTLLFTEFNNSKLNIIDTPGSDDFIGAVISSMYPVDLLVMVVNAQYGVEVGTEIFNRHAERLNKPMILAVNQLDHDKANFDVTFESIKQTFGKKVVIAQYPLNPGASFNSFIDVVTMKMYKFNEDGSREELPIPDSETDKANELHNALIEAAAENDESLMEKYFEQGYLTEDEMRSGLSTGIKNREIIPIFCVSAHKNVGTKRLMEFIINVGPKPNHSPMLDNDSSKPIACDASAPTSLFVFKSTVEPHIGEISYFRVMSGKVTEGMDLTNANNSTKERLSQLYVVAGKNRNKVTELVAGDIGATVKLKNTKTNHTLCGPGLDFTFANMMFPDPKFRTAVKPKNEAEVEKLSELLHRAHEEDPTILVEHSKELKQIIVSGQGEFHLNILKWQITNLHKLDIEYIPPRIPYRETITKVAQADYRHKKQSGGAGQFGEVHLVIEPYVEGAPDPVKYKVNGKEINLNIRGKEEINLEWGGKLVFYNCIVGGAIDARFMPAILKGIMEKMEEGPLTGSYARDIRVAVYDGKMHPVDSNEISFKLAGRNAFKNAFKEAGPKIMEPVYDVEVLVPSDRMGDVMSDLQNRRAIIMGMGSDKGFEIINAKVPLAELNRYSTTLSSLTSGRATYTMKFASYEQVPSDVQEKLLKAYQEQEEEE; from the coding sequence ATGAAAACCTACCAAACCGAACAAATTAGGAATATTGCCTTACTTGGGAATACCGGCTCGGGTAAAACTTCGTTAGCCGAGTCGATGATGTACGAAGGCAAAGTTATTGACCGTAAAGGAACAATTGCTGGGAAAAACACCGTTTCGGACTACTCTGAAATTGAGCAACAAAACCAAAGGTCTATTTTCTCAACTCTACTCTTCACCGAATTTAATAATAGCAAGCTGAACATTATTGACACACCAGGTTCCGACGATTTTATTGGAGCGGTTATCTCTTCAATGTATCCTGTCGACCTGCTTGTAATGGTTGTGAATGCACAGTATGGCGTAGAAGTTGGAACTGAAATATTCAATCGTCATGCTGAAAGGCTTAACAAGCCAATGATTCTTGCGGTTAACCAGCTCGATCATGACAAAGCAAACTTTGACGTTACCTTTGAGTCGATTAAGCAAACTTTTGGCAAAAAGGTAGTTATCGCACAGTATCCATTAAATCCTGGGGCTTCTTTCAATAGTTTTATCGATGTGGTTACCATGAAAATGTACAAGTTCAATGAAGATGGTAGTCGCGAAGAGTTGCCTATACCCGATAGCGAAACGGATAAGGCCAACGAACTGCATAATGCCCTTATTGAAGCCGCAGCAGAGAACGACGAGTCATTAATGGAGAAATACTTTGAGCAAGGTTACCTTACCGAGGACGAGATGCGTTCTGGTCTTTCTACTGGCATAAAAAATCGCGAAATCATCCCAATATTTTGCGTTTCTGCACACAAAAATGTTGGAACAAAACGTTTGATGGAATTCATCATTAACGTTGGGCCAAAACCAAACCATAGCCCAATGCTCGACAATGATAGTAGCAAGCCCATAGCTTGTGATGCATCAGCTCCAACTTCACTGTTTGTGTTTAAATCGACTGTTGAGCCTCATATTGGTGAGATCAGCTACTTCCGTGTAATGTCGGGGAAGGTAACTGAGGGAATGGACCTTACCAATGCCAACAACTCAACCAAAGAACGTCTCTCACAGCTTTATGTTGTTGCAGGAAAGAACAGAAACAAGGTAACAGAACTTGTTGCCGGTGACATAGGAGCAACAGTTAAACTGAAAAACACCAAAACCAACCATACGCTCTGTGGCCCTGGCCTCGATTTCACCTTTGCCAACATGATGTTCCCCGATCCAAAATTCCGCACAGCGGTTAAACCTAAAAATGAGGCAGAGGTTGAAAAGCTAAGCGAACTACTTCATAGAGCCCACGAGGAAGACCCAACGATATTGGTTGAGCACTCTAAGGAGCTAAAACAGATTATTGTTTCAGGTCAAGGTGAATTTCATCTTAACATCCTAAAATGGCAGATTACCAATCTGCATAAGCTCGATATTGAATACATACCACCTCGTATTCCTTATCGCGAGACTATCACTAAGGTGGCTCAAGCCGATTACCGCCATAAAAAGCAATCGGGTGGTGCTGGACAGTTTGGTGAGGTACACCTTGTAATTGAGCCTTACGTTGAGGGTGCTCCTGATCCTGTTAAGTATAAGGTAAACGGTAAGGAAATCAACCTTAACATTAGAGGGAAAGAGGAAATTAACCTTGAGTGGGGTGGCAAACTCGTATTCTACAACTGTATTGTAGGTGGTGCTATCGATGCCCGCTTTATGCCTGCCATACTTAAAGGTATAATGGAGAAGATGGAAGAAGGTCCTCTTACTGGTTCTTACGCTCGCGATATACGTGTTGCTGTATATGACGGTAAAATGCACCCAGTTGACTCAAACGAAATCTCTTTTAAACTTGCTGGACGCAACGCTTTCAAAAACGCCTTTAAAGAAGCAGGTCCTAAGATTATGGAACCCGTTTACGATGTAGAAGTTTTGGTTCCTTCCGATCGTATGGGTGATGTTATGAGCGATCTTCAAAACCGCCGTGCAATCATTATGGGTATGGGAAGCGATAAAGGTTTTGAAATAATAAATGCCAAGGTACCTTTGGCTGAGCTTAACAGGTATTCAACCACCTTGTCATCTTTAACAAGCGGTAGAGCTACCTACACCATGAAGTTCGCTTCATACGAGCAAGTTCCTTCTGATGTTCAGGAAAAGCTCCTAAAAGCATACCAGGAACAAGAAGAGGAAGAATAG
- the rplD gene encoding 50S ribosomal protein L4: protein MEVKVLNISGQETGKTIQLDDSIFGIEPNDHAIYLDVKQILANRRQGTHKAKQRNEVSGSTRKLKRQKGTGTARAGSIKSPLFRGGGRVFGPVPRDYSFKLNKKVKQLARKSALAYKAKEDSLIVVEDFNIETPKTKEFINICKNLNLADKKALFLLGEPNKNIYLSSRNLQKQSAVCASNINTYDLVNANVLVLTESSVDVLNKMFKVS from the coding sequence ATGGAAGTAAAGGTACTCAACATATCAGGACAGGAAACCGGCAAAACCATTCAGTTAGACGATTCGATTTTTGGTATCGAACCTAACGATCATGCCATTTACCTTGATGTAAAGCAAATATTAGCTAATCGTCGTCAGGGTACACACAAGGCAAAACAGCGTAACGAGGTTTCCGGAAGTACCCGTAAGCTAAAACGCCAAAAGGGTACCGGTACCGCTCGTGCCGGAAGTATCAAGTCTCCTTTATTCCGTGGTGGTGGACGCGTGTTTGGTCCTGTACCACGTGATTATAGCTTTAAGCTTAATAAGAAGGTTAAGCAGTTAGCCCGCAAAAGTGCTCTAGCATACAAGGCTAAGGAGGATTCACTCATTGTTGTTGAGGATTTCAATATTGAAACCCCAAAAACTAAAGAGTTTATCAACATCTGTAAGAATCTTAACCTTGCAGATAAAAAAGCACTTTTCTTATTGGGCGAGCCAAATAAAAATATATATTTGTCGTCCAGAAATTTACAGAAGCAGTCGGCTGTATGTGCTTCAAACATAAACACATACGATCTTGTGAATGCTAATGTTTTAGTATTGACTGAGAGTTCTGTAGATGTTCTGAACAAAATGTTTAAGGTATCTTAA
- the fusA gene encoding elongation factor G → MAHIDAGKTTTTERILYYTGKTHKIGEVHDGAATMDWMVQEQERGITITSAATTTFWNYENKQYQVNIIDTPGHVDFTVEVERSLRVLDGAIATFCAVGGVEPQSETVWRQADKYKVPRIAFVNKMDRVGADFLSVVQQIKDKLGANPVPIQLPIGAEDNFVGLVDLIENKAVVWYENAKDKSTDYRLEPVPENMKEEVEEWRGKLIEAVASYNDELLERYFEDPDSITKEEMIETIRKATIEMSIVPVLCGAAFKNKGIQRLLDAVIAYLPSPLDIGNVTGTNPKTGEPEVRKPYINEPFCGLAFKIATDPYVGRLAFIRVYSGKIDSGSYIYNTRTGKKERISRLYQMHANKQNPIDFCEAGDICAAVGFKDLRTGDTICVEDKPIALEAMTFPEPVIGLAIEPKTQKDLDKLGVALSKLSEEDPTFRVNTDPDSGQTVISGMGELHLDIIVDRLRREFNVEINQGAPQVAYREAFTKTVSHREVFKKQTGGKGKFADIIFEIGPADDGVNGLQFVNEVTGGNIPKEFIPSVQKGFETAMNNGVLAGYAMPSMKVVLKDGSFHPVDSDALSFEIAARTGFRVAGQKAAPVLLEPIMKVEVITPEESMGDVIGDLNKRRGQILGMESKGNARVVKAKVPLSEMFGYVTVLRTLTSGRATSTMEFSHYEEVPANLAKDIVEKSKGKEIKEIE, encoded by the coding sequence ATGGCCCACATCGACGCTGGTAAAACTACAACTACCGAGCGTATTCTTTACTATACTGGTAAAACTCACAAAATTGGTGAGGTTCATGATGGTGCGGCCACAATGGACTGGATGGTGCAAGAGCAAGAGCGTGGTATTACTATCACTTCTGCGGCTACCACCACTTTCTGGAACTATGAGAACAAGCAGTATCAGGTTAATATTATTGATACTCCTGGTCACGTTGACTTTACTGTTGAAGTAGAGCGTTCGTTACGTGTACTCGATGGCGCAATTGCAACTTTCTGCGCTGTTGGTGGTGTAGAACCACAAAGTGAAACTGTTTGGCGTCAAGCCGATAAATATAAGGTGCCTCGTATTGCGTTTGTTAATAAGATGGACCGTGTAGGTGCCGATTTCTTATCGGTTGTTCAACAAATCAAGGATAAGCTTGGCGCTAACCCTGTTCCAATTCAGCTTCCTATTGGCGCTGAAGATAACTTTGTTGGTCTTGTTGATCTTATTGAAAACAAGGCTGTTGTTTGGTACGAGAATGCTAAGGATAAGTCAACCGATTATCGCCTTGAGCCTGTTCCTGAAAATATGAAGGAAGAGGTTGAGGAGTGGAGAGGGAAACTCATTGAAGCGGTTGCATCGTATAACGATGAGTTACTTGAACGCTACTTTGAGGATCCTGATTCTATTACCAAGGAGGAGATGATTGAGACTATCCGCAAGGCTACAATTGAAATGTCAATTGTTCCTGTACTTTGTGGAGCAGCATTCAAGAATAAAGGAATACAGCGTTTGCTTGATGCTGTGATTGCTTATCTCCCAAGTCCTCTTGATATTGGTAACGTTACTGGAACTAATCCTAAAACTGGTGAGCCAGAAGTTCGTAAGCCATATATCAATGAGCCTTTCTGTGGTTTAGCATTTAAAATTGCTACCGACCCATATGTAGGTCGATTAGCTTTTATCCGTGTTTATTCAGGAAAGATTGATAGCGGAAGCTACATTTACAATACCCGCACAGGTAAAAAGGAACGTATAAGCCGCTTATACCAAATGCATGCCAACAAGCAAAATCCTATCGATTTTTGCGAAGCTGGTGACATTTGTGCTGCAGTTGGTTTTAAAGATCTTAGAACAGGTGATACCATTTGTGTTGAAGATAAGCCAATTGCACTTGAGGCCATGACTTTCCCCGAACCTGTGATTGGATTAGCTATTGAGCCTAAAACTCAAAAAGATTTAGATAAACTAGGTGTAGCTTTATCTAAATTATCCGAAGAGGATCCAACCTTCAGAGTGAACACCGACCCCGATAGCGGACAAACCGTTATTAGCGGTATGGGCGAGTTGCACCTTGATATTATAGTTGACCGCCTACGTCGTGAGTTCAATGTTGAGATCAACCAAGGTGCTCCTCAAGTAGCATACCGTGAGGCTTTCACTAAGACGGTTTCTCATCGCGAGGTATTCAAAAAGCAAACTGGTGGTAAGGGTAAATTCGCTGATATCATTTTTGAAATTGGACCTGCCGATGATGGCGTTAATGGATTACAATTCGTTAACGAAGTTACTGGAGGTAATATTCCAAAAGAATTTATTCCATCCGTTCAGAAAGGCTTTGAAACCGCAATGAACAACGGTGTGCTTGCTGGCTATGCTATGCCAAGTATGAAGGTTGTTTTAAAAGACGGTTCGTTTCACCCTGTAGACTCCGATGCTTTATCATTTGAGATAGCAGCTCGAACTGGTTTCCGTGTTGCAGGTCAAAAAGCAGCTCCTGTTCTTCTAGAACCAATTATGAAGGTTGAGGTGATTACACCTGAAGAAAGCATGGGCGATGTTATTGGCGACCTTAACAAGCGACGCGGACAGATATTGGGCATGGAGTCAAAAGGTAATGCTCGTGTTGTAAAAGCAAAAGTACCCTTGTCAGAAATGTTTGGCTACGTAACAGTGCTCCGTACTTTAACTTCTGGTAGAGCAACTTCAACCATGGAGTTCTCGCACTACGAAGAGGTGCCTGCTAACCTAGCCAAGGATATTGTAGAAAAATCGAAGGGTAAAGAGATAAAGGAAATAGAATAA
- the rpsL gene encoding 30S ribosomal protein S12 → MPTIQQLVRKGRSLQVEKSKAPALDACPQRRGVCVRVYTTTPKKPNSAMRKVARVRLTNGKEVNAYIPGEGHNLQEHSIVLIRGGRVKDLPGVRYHLIRGALDASGVEGRKQGRSKYGAKRPKDKK, encoded by the coding sequence ATGCCAACAATTCAGCAACTAGTAAGAAAAGGAAGGTCTCTGCAGGTGGAGAAAAGCAAGGCACCAGCCTTAGATGCTTGTCCCCAGAGACGAGGTGTATGTGTACGTGTGTACACCACTACGCCTAAAAAGCCAAATTCGGCTATGCGTAAAGTTGCCAGGGTTAGGCTTACTAATGGTAAGGAGGTTAACGCCTACATTCCTGGTGAAGGTCACAACTTACAGGAGCACTCCATTGTGCTTATCCGCGGTGGTAGGGTAAAAGACCTACCAGGTGTTCGTTATCACCTAATTCGTGGAGCACTCGATGCTTCTGGTGTTGAAGGTCGTAAACAGGGCCGTTCAAAATACGGTGCCAAAAGACCTAAAGATAAAAAGTAA
- a CDS encoding prolyl-tRNA synthetase associated domain-containing protein, giving the protein MDYRGDPQVYGVLKELNIPFEYHEHPEAPTVEIASQFWDGIDSAHCKNLFFRNHKGNKHYLVILEYRKMLNIKQLEKLLKQGKLTFASPKRMHKYLNLTPGSVSPFGLIHDTENHVHLFIDQSLKETQKISFHPNLNTASLVITTKDFFRYLDWTGNSYEFIDYVIE; this is encoded by the coding sequence ATGGATTATAGAGGCGACCCGCAGGTTTATGGCGTTTTAAAAGAGTTAAATATCCCATTTGAATACCACGAACATCCCGAAGCTCCAACTGTTGAAATTGCATCACAGTTCTGGGATGGTATTGATTCAGCACACTGCAAAAACCTTTTTTTTCGGAATCATAAAGGGAATAAGCATTATCTTGTTATACTTGAGTATAGGAAGATGCTAAATATAAAGCAGCTTGAGAAACTTTTGAAACAAGGTAAGTTAACATTTGCTTCGCCTAAGAGAATGCATAAATACCTTAATCTTACACCTGGATCAGTTTCCCCATTCGGATTAATCCACGACACCGAAAATCATGTTCACCTCTTTATTGACCAGAGTCTAAAGGAAACTCAAAAAATTAGCTTTCACCCAAATTTGAATACAGCATCGTTGGTGATAACTACCAAAGATTTCTTCCGATATTTGGATTGGACTGGTAACTCCTATGAGTTTATTGATTATGTTATTGAGTGA
- the rplB gene encoding 50S ribosomal protein L2: MAVRKLKPVTPGQRHKVIGLFDDITTNKPEKSLLAPLKKSGGRNNQGRRTMRNRGGGHKRRYRIIDFLRNRENEPAVVKTIEYDPNRTARIALVEYPDGEKRYIVAPHGLKVGQTIMSGRGVAPEVGNTLYLAEIPLGTLIHNIELYPGRGACMARSAGSYAQLLAREGKYSIIKLPSGETRMILNECKATIGTVSNSDHALEKSGKAGRSRWLGRRPRVRGVAMNPVDHPMGGGEGRASGGHPRSRKGIPAKGYKTRSKKKHSNKFIIERRKKK, translated from the coding sequence ATGGCTGTACGGAAACTAAAACCTGTTACACCAGGACAGAGACACAAGGTTATAGGTTTGTTTGATGATATCACAACTAACAAACCTGAGAAATCGTTACTAGCCCCCCTGAAAAAGTCTGGTGGTCGCAACAACCAGGGAAGAAGGACAATGCGAAATAGAGGGGGTGGACACAAGCGCAGATACAGAATAATAGACTTCCTGCGCAACCGCGAAAATGAACCGGCAGTAGTAAAAACTATTGAGTACGATCCTAATCGTACTGCCCGTATTGCACTAGTTGAGTACCCCGATGGAGAAAAGCGTTATATCGTTGCTCCACACGGGCTAAAAGTAGGGCAAACAATCATGTCGGGACGTGGAGTAGCACCTGAGGTTGGAAATACGCTTTATCTAGCTGAGATTCCACTAGGTACATTAATCCACAACATAGAACTATATCCCGGACGTGGTGCATGTATGGCAAGAAGTGCTGGTTCCTACGCTCAGCTACTTGCTCGTGAGGGTAAGTACTCTATTATTAAGCTGCCAAGCGGTGAAACCCGCATGATTCTTAACGAGTGTAAGGCAACAATCGGAACAGTTTCGAACTCTGACCATGCCCTTGAAAAATCTGGAAAGGCTGGACGTTCACGCTGGTTAGGCCGTCGTCCTCGTGTTCGTGGTGTTGCCATGAACCCTGTTGATCACCCAATGGGTGGTGGTGAAGGACGCGCCTCCGGAGGCCATCCACGCTCTCGCAAGGGTATTCCTGCTAAAGGTTATAAGACTCGTTCTAAGAAGAAGCACAGCAATAAGTTTATCATTGAACGCAGGAAGAAAAAGTAA
- the rplW gene encoding 50S ribosomal protein L23 has translation MDILIKPLVTEKMERLTEKVNQYGFIVDKRANKLQIKKAVEEMYGVTVDSVNTMRYAGKLKTRYTRTGVLVGRTNSFKKAIVTLKEGETIDFYSNI, from the coding sequence ATGGATATTCTGATAAAACCACTTGTAACTGAAAAAATGGAGCGCTTAACCGAGAAGGTAAACCAGTATGGGTTTATCGTGGATAAAAGAGCCAATAAGTTACAAATAAAGAAGGCCGTTGAAGAGATGTACGGTGTTACCGTAGATTCTGTAAATACAATGCGTTATGCCGGTAAGCTAAAGACTCGTTATACACGTACGGGAGTGCTTGTAGGACGTACCAATAGCTTTAAAAAGGCAATAGTAACGCTAAAAGAAGGTGAGACAATTGATTTTTATAGCAACATTTAA
- the rpsJ gene encoding 30S ribosomal protein S10, translating to MSQKIRIKLKSYDHNLVDKSAEKIVKTVKTTGAVVSGPIPLPTHKRIFTVNRSTFVNKKSREQFELSSYKRLLDIYSSNAKTIDALMKLELPSGVEVEIKV from the coding sequence ATGAGCCAAAAGATTAGAATTAAACTCAAATCGTACGACCACAACCTGGTTGACAAGTCGGCCGAAAAGATTGTGAAAACGGTCAAGACTACAGGCGCTGTGGTGAGCGGTCCAATCCCGCTTCCAACACACAAGCGGATTTTTACTGTTAACCGCTCAACGTTTGTTAACAAAAAATCGAGGGAGCAGTTTGAGCTTAGCTCCTATAAACGTTTACTCGACATCTACAGCTCCAATGCGAAGACTATCGATGCTCTTATGAAGCTTGAACTTCCCAGTGGAGTCGAAGTAGAAATTAAAGTATGA